A single region of the Brachypodium distachyon strain Bd21 chromosome 3, Brachypodium_distachyon_v3.0, whole genome shotgun sequence genome encodes:
- the LOC100835113 gene encoding protein MEI2-like 5 isoform X1, with protein sequence MEHPMDHRKLSEPANIPSQKTHQVRNIWAWEDPSAAKLNGSSNTVLFSNSLPSVRPVVPGKEREQFAQSMDDMFPITRLLGTDARETDLMDDVAQHLIGDLLPDDEEELLAGVINDFDHVKLRTQFEELEEYDVFRNSGGMELDADPMETINFGTAKASLISGTGSSSNQYGLQNGVGTVTGEHPFGEHPSRTLFVRNINSNVEDPELRLLFEPFGDIRSMYTATKHRGFVMISYYDIRHARNAMRTLQNKPLRRRKLDIHFSIPKENPSDKDMNQGTLVIFNLEPAVSNEELLRIFGEFGEVREIRETPQKLHHRFIEFYDVRAAEAALRSLNKSDIAGKRVKLEPSRPGGARRSSIQQFNHDFEPDEARHIKYHLGSPSANSPPSLWSHVGSPTEHNHLNTLNETAFSGGMSPLGSNHLSGLSSGYPPMKSAIGKSSYRNNHADSIFHGSPTFHNSHSFPEHYGGIVSASPLVSSAASSASTASGFTALNGAPFPWGNNNTLRENFQFSALHSPPLKSLPFSSTHTQHQGNMYPNLRGSFRPSEHFPQHHVGSAPSVLPNFGYYPESPDTSYIRHGTFGSMAPSCVGRGLMKNFGTHSHINVPSMQNGLVGFEGLLERGRNQAVGNLGGQEDSRMQYQLDLEKIISGKDTRTTLMIKNIPNKYTSNMLLAVIDETHEGTYDFFYLPIDFKNKCNVGYAFINMASPAYIVSFYQAFAGRKWEKFNSEKVVSLAYARIQGKVALINHFQNSSLLNEDKRCHPMLFDPKHTESGNQILLNDMLEERKLHENPMKDSFKRSEIIGIPGSFYAAN encoded by the exons ATGGAGCATCCCATGGATCATCGGAAACTGTCAG AACCTGCAAATATTCCATCCCAGAAGACGCATCAGGTGAGAAACATATGGGCGTGGGAAGATCCTTCTGCAGCAAAACTTAATGGATCTAGCAATACTGTCTTATTCTCCAATTCATTGCCGTCAGTTCGTCCAGTAG TGCCAGGTAAAGAAAGGGAACAGTTTGCTCAATCAATGGATGATATGTTTCCAATAACAAGGCTGCTTGGCACTGATGCGAGAGAGACAGATCTCATGGATGATGTTGCCCAGCATTTGATTGGAGACCTATTaccagatgatgaagaagagcTTCTAGCTGGAGTAATAAATGATTTTGACCATGTTAAACTGCGCACCCAATTTGAGGAGTTGGAAGAATATGATGTTTTCCGTAATAGTGGAGGTATGGAGCTGGATGCTGATCCTATGGAAACCATCAACTTTGGTACAGCAAAGGCCAGTCTAATCAGTGGCACGGGAAGTAGCAGCAATCAGTACGGCCTCCAGAATGGTGTTGGAACAGTGACGGGCGAgcatccatttggtgaacatCCCTCCAGGACTTTGTTTGTGAGGAACATTAATAGTAATGTTGAAGACCCAGAGTTACGTTTATTGTTTGAG ccATTTGGGGATATTCGGTCTATGTACACTGCAACGAAACACAGAGGCTTCGTTATGATATCTTACTATGATATTCGTCATGCAAGAAATGCTATGCGGACATTGCAAAATAAACctttgaggaggaggaagcttGACATTCACTTTTCAATTCCCAAG GAGAATCCGTCAGATAAAGATATGAACCAAGGAACGCTTGTGATCTTTAATTTGGAACCAGCTGTTTCAAATGAGGAACTCCTCCGGATTTTTGGTGAATTTGGTGAAGTGAGGGAG ATTAGGGAGACGCCACAAAAGCTCCACCATAGATTTATTGAGTTCTATGATGTTAGGGCTGCAGAAGCTGCCCTTCGGTCATTAAACAAAAGTGATATTGCAGGAAAACGGGTAAAGTTGGAACCTAGTCGTCCTGGTGGAGCTCGTCGAAG TTCCATACAGCAATTCAACCATGACTTTGAGCCAGACGAGGCAAGGCATATTAAATACCATCTTGGCTCACCTTCTGCGAACTCTCCACCAA GTTTGTGGTCCCATGTTGGTAGCCCAACAGAGCACAATCATTTGAATACACTCAATGAAACCGCGTTTAGTGGAGGGATGAGTCCTTTGGGCAGTAACCATCTTTCTGGATTATCTTCAGGATATCCTCCCATGAAGTCAGCCATTGGAAAGAGCTCCTATAGGAATAACCATGCTGATAGCATTTTTCACGGGTCCCCCACTTTTCATAACTCACATTCGTTTCCAGAACATTATGGTGGAATTGTGAGTGCAAGCCCACTTGTGTCTTCCGCAGCTTCGTCAGCTTCTACTGCCTCTGGTTTTACAGCGCTGAATGGAGCACCGTTTCCTTGGGGTAATAATAATACATTGAGGGAGAATTTTCAGTTTTCAGCCCTCCACTCTCCACCTCTTAAGAGTTTGCCTTTTTCCAGTACCCACACACAACACCAGGGTAATATGTATCCTAACCTCCGTGGTTCTTTTCGACCCTCGGAGCACTTCCCCCAGCATCATGTTGGGTCTGCTCCATCTGTTTTGCCAAACTTTGGCTATTATCCTGAGTCCCCAGACACATCTTACATAAGGCATGGTACATTTGGTAGCATGGCACCCAGCTGTGTTGGTAGAGGCCTTATGAAGAACTTTGGCACACATTCACACATCAACGTTCCGTCCATGCAAAATG GCTTAGTTGGTTTTGAGGGTCTACTTGAGCGTGGCCGAAATCAGGCAGTTGGAAACTTAGGTGGTCAAGAAGATAGCAGGATGCAGTATCAGCTAGATTTGGAGAAGATCATTAGCGGAAAAGACACTCGAACAACACTGATGATAAAAAACATACCGAACAA GTATACATCAAATATGCTTCTAGCAGTAATAGATGAAACTCATGAAGGGACCTATGACTTCTTCTACTTGCCTATTGATTTCAAG AATAAATGCAATGTTGGTTATGCCTTCATCAACATGGCATCTCCTGCTTATATTGTATCTTTCTATCAG GCTTTTGCTGGTCGCAAATGGGAAAAATTTAACAGTGAGAAAGTAGTCTCGTTGGCCTATGCTCGGATACAAGGGAAAGTTGCACTTATAAATCATTTCCAGAATTCAAGCTTGTTGAATGAAGACAAACGTTGCCATCCTATGCTATTTGATCCCAAACATACTGAAAGTGGTAATCAG ATCCTGTTAAATGACATGCTGGAAGAACGCAAACTTCATGAGAATCCAATGAAGGACAGTTTCAAGAGAAGTGAAATAATTGGCATACCTGGAAGTTTCTATGCGGCTAATTGA
- the LOC100835113 gene encoding protein MEI2-like 5 isoform X2: MEHPMDHRKLSEPANIPSQKTHQVRNIWAWEDPSAAKLNGSSNTVLFSNSLPSVRPVGKEREQFAQSMDDMFPITRLLGTDARETDLMDDVAQHLIGDLLPDDEEELLAGVINDFDHVKLRTQFEELEEYDVFRNSGGMELDADPMETINFGTAKASLISGTGSSSNQYGLQNGVGTVTGEHPFGEHPSRTLFVRNINSNVEDPELRLLFEPFGDIRSMYTATKHRGFVMISYYDIRHARNAMRTLQNKPLRRRKLDIHFSIPKENPSDKDMNQGTLVIFNLEPAVSNEELLRIFGEFGEVREIRETPQKLHHRFIEFYDVRAAEAALRSLNKSDIAGKRVKLEPSRPGGARRSSIQQFNHDFEPDEARHIKYHLGSPSANSPPSLWSHVGSPTEHNHLNTLNETAFSGGMSPLGSNHLSGLSSGYPPMKSAIGKSSYRNNHADSIFHGSPTFHNSHSFPEHYGGIVSASPLVSSAASSASTASGFTALNGAPFPWGNNNTLRENFQFSALHSPPLKSLPFSSTHTQHQGNMYPNLRGSFRPSEHFPQHHVGSAPSVLPNFGYYPESPDTSYIRHGTFGSMAPSCVGRGLMKNFGTHSHINVPSMQNGLVGFEGLLERGRNQAVGNLGGQEDSRMQYQLDLEKIISGKDTRTTLMIKNIPNKYTSNMLLAVIDETHEGTYDFFYLPIDFKNKCNVGYAFINMASPAYIVSFYQAFAGRKWEKFNSEKVVSLAYARIQGKVALINHFQNSSLLNEDKRCHPMLFDPKHTESGNQILLNDMLEERKLHENPMKDSFKRSEIIGIPGSFYAAN, from the exons ATGGAGCATCCCATGGATCATCGGAAACTGTCAG AACCTGCAAATATTCCATCCCAGAAGACGCATCAGGTGAGAAACATATGGGCGTGGGAAGATCCTTCTGCAGCAAAACTTAATGGATCTAGCAATACTGTCTTATTCTCCAATTCATTGCCGTCAGTTCGTCCAGTAG GTAAAGAAAGGGAACAGTTTGCTCAATCAATGGATGATATGTTTCCAATAACAAGGCTGCTTGGCACTGATGCGAGAGAGACAGATCTCATGGATGATGTTGCCCAGCATTTGATTGGAGACCTATTaccagatgatgaagaagagcTTCTAGCTGGAGTAATAAATGATTTTGACCATGTTAAACTGCGCACCCAATTTGAGGAGTTGGAAGAATATGATGTTTTCCGTAATAGTGGAGGTATGGAGCTGGATGCTGATCCTATGGAAACCATCAACTTTGGTACAGCAAAGGCCAGTCTAATCAGTGGCACGGGAAGTAGCAGCAATCAGTACGGCCTCCAGAATGGTGTTGGAACAGTGACGGGCGAgcatccatttggtgaacatCCCTCCAGGACTTTGTTTGTGAGGAACATTAATAGTAATGTTGAAGACCCAGAGTTACGTTTATTGTTTGAG ccATTTGGGGATATTCGGTCTATGTACACTGCAACGAAACACAGAGGCTTCGTTATGATATCTTACTATGATATTCGTCATGCAAGAAATGCTATGCGGACATTGCAAAATAAACctttgaggaggaggaagcttGACATTCACTTTTCAATTCCCAAG GAGAATCCGTCAGATAAAGATATGAACCAAGGAACGCTTGTGATCTTTAATTTGGAACCAGCTGTTTCAAATGAGGAACTCCTCCGGATTTTTGGTGAATTTGGTGAAGTGAGGGAG ATTAGGGAGACGCCACAAAAGCTCCACCATAGATTTATTGAGTTCTATGATGTTAGGGCTGCAGAAGCTGCCCTTCGGTCATTAAACAAAAGTGATATTGCAGGAAAACGGGTAAAGTTGGAACCTAGTCGTCCTGGTGGAGCTCGTCGAAG TTCCATACAGCAATTCAACCATGACTTTGAGCCAGACGAGGCAAGGCATATTAAATACCATCTTGGCTCACCTTCTGCGAACTCTCCACCAA GTTTGTGGTCCCATGTTGGTAGCCCAACAGAGCACAATCATTTGAATACACTCAATGAAACCGCGTTTAGTGGAGGGATGAGTCCTTTGGGCAGTAACCATCTTTCTGGATTATCTTCAGGATATCCTCCCATGAAGTCAGCCATTGGAAAGAGCTCCTATAGGAATAACCATGCTGATAGCATTTTTCACGGGTCCCCCACTTTTCATAACTCACATTCGTTTCCAGAACATTATGGTGGAATTGTGAGTGCAAGCCCACTTGTGTCTTCCGCAGCTTCGTCAGCTTCTACTGCCTCTGGTTTTACAGCGCTGAATGGAGCACCGTTTCCTTGGGGTAATAATAATACATTGAGGGAGAATTTTCAGTTTTCAGCCCTCCACTCTCCACCTCTTAAGAGTTTGCCTTTTTCCAGTACCCACACACAACACCAGGGTAATATGTATCCTAACCTCCGTGGTTCTTTTCGACCCTCGGAGCACTTCCCCCAGCATCATGTTGGGTCTGCTCCATCTGTTTTGCCAAACTTTGGCTATTATCCTGAGTCCCCAGACACATCTTACATAAGGCATGGTACATTTGGTAGCATGGCACCCAGCTGTGTTGGTAGAGGCCTTATGAAGAACTTTGGCACACATTCACACATCAACGTTCCGTCCATGCAAAATG GCTTAGTTGGTTTTGAGGGTCTACTTGAGCGTGGCCGAAATCAGGCAGTTGGAAACTTAGGTGGTCAAGAAGATAGCAGGATGCAGTATCAGCTAGATTTGGAGAAGATCATTAGCGGAAAAGACACTCGAACAACACTGATGATAAAAAACATACCGAACAA GTATACATCAAATATGCTTCTAGCAGTAATAGATGAAACTCATGAAGGGACCTATGACTTCTTCTACTTGCCTATTGATTTCAAG AATAAATGCAATGTTGGTTATGCCTTCATCAACATGGCATCTCCTGCTTATATTGTATCTTTCTATCAG GCTTTTGCTGGTCGCAAATGGGAAAAATTTAACAGTGAGAAAGTAGTCTCGTTGGCCTATGCTCGGATACAAGGGAAAGTTGCACTTATAAATCATTTCCAGAATTCAAGCTTGTTGAATGAAGACAAACGTTGCCATCCTATGCTATTTGATCCCAAACATACTGAAAGTGGTAATCAG ATCCTGTTAAATGACATGCTGGAAGAACGCAAACTTCATGAGAATCCAATGAAGGACAGTTTCAAGAGAAGTGAAATAATTGGCATACCTGGAAGTTTCTATGCGGCTAATTGA
- the LOC100835113 gene encoding protein MEI2-like 5 isoform X3 codes for MEHPMDHRKLSEPANIPSQKTHQVRNIWAWEDPSAAKLNGSSNTVLFSNSLPSVRPVVPGKEREQFAQSMDDMFPITRLLGTDARETDLMDDVAQHLIGDLLPDDEEELLAGVINDFDHVKLRTQFEELEEYDVFRNSGGMELDADPMETINFGTAKASLISGTGSSSNQYGLQNGVGTVTGEHPFGEHPSRTLFVRNINSNVEDPELRLLFEPFGDIRSMYTATKHRGFVMISYYDIRHARNAMRTLQNKPLRRRKLDIHFSIPKENPSDKDMNQGTLVIFNLEPAVSNEELLRIFGEFGEVREIRETPQKLHHRFIEFYDVRAAEAALRSLNKSDIAGKRVKLEPSRPGGARRSSIQQFNHDFEPDEARHIKYHLGSPSANSPPSLWSHVGSPTEHNHLNTLNETAFSGGMSPLGSNHLSGLSSGYPPMKSAIGKSSYRNNHADSIFHGSPTFHNSHSFPEHYGGIVSASPLVSSAASSASTASGFTALNGAPFPWGNNNTLRENFQFSALHSPPLKSLPFSSTHTQHQGNMYPNLRGSFRPSEHFPQHHVGSAPSVLPNFGYYPESPDTSYIRHGTFGSMAPSCVGRGLMKNFGTHSHINVPSMQNGLVGFEGLLERGRNQAVGNLGGQEDSRMQYQLDLEKIISGKDTRTTLMIKNIPNKYTSNMLLAVIDETHEGTYDFFYLPIDFKNKCNVGYAFINMASPAYIVSFYQAFAGRKWEKFNSEKVVSLAYARIQGKVALINHFQNSSLLNEDKRCHPMLFDPKHTESGNQCMFLATYNT; via the exons ATGGAGCATCCCATGGATCATCGGAAACTGTCAG AACCTGCAAATATTCCATCCCAGAAGACGCATCAGGTGAGAAACATATGGGCGTGGGAAGATCCTTCTGCAGCAAAACTTAATGGATCTAGCAATACTGTCTTATTCTCCAATTCATTGCCGTCAGTTCGTCCAGTAG TGCCAGGTAAAGAAAGGGAACAGTTTGCTCAATCAATGGATGATATGTTTCCAATAACAAGGCTGCTTGGCACTGATGCGAGAGAGACAGATCTCATGGATGATGTTGCCCAGCATTTGATTGGAGACCTATTaccagatgatgaagaagagcTTCTAGCTGGAGTAATAAATGATTTTGACCATGTTAAACTGCGCACCCAATTTGAGGAGTTGGAAGAATATGATGTTTTCCGTAATAGTGGAGGTATGGAGCTGGATGCTGATCCTATGGAAACCATCAACTTTGGTACAGCAAAGGCCAGTCTAATCAGTGGCACGGGAAGTAGCAGCAATCAGTACGGCCTCCAGAATGGTGTTGGAACAGTGACGGGCGAgcatccatttggtgaacatCCCTCCAGGACTTTGTTTGTGAGGAACATTAATAGTAATGTTGAAGACCCAGAGTTACGTTTATTGTTTGAG ccATTTGGGGATATTCGGTCTATGTACACTGCAACGAAACACAGAGGCTTCGTTATGATATCTTACTATGATATTCGTCATGCAAGAAATGCTATGCGGACATTGCAAAATAAACctttgaggaggaggaagcttGACATTCACTTTTCAATTCCCAAG GAGAATCCGTCAGATAAAGATATGAACCAAGGAACGCTTGTGATCTTTAATTTGGAACCAGCTGTTTCAAATGAGGAACTCCTCCGGATTTTTGGTGAATTTGGTGAAGTGAGGGAG ATTAGGGAGACGCCACAAAAGCTCCACCATAGATTTATTGAGTTCTATGATGTTAGGGCTGCAGAAGCTGCCCTTCGGTCATTAAACAAAAGTGATATTGCAGGAAAACGGGTAAAGTTGGAACCTAGTCGTCCTGGTGGAGCTCGTCGAAG TTCCATACAGCAATTCAACCATGACTTTGAGCCAGACGAGGCAAGGCATATTAAATACCATCTTGGCTCACCTTCTGCGAACTCTCCACCAA GTTTGTGGTCCCATGTTGGTAGCCCAACAGAGCACAATCATTTGAATACACTCAATGAAACCGCGTTTAGTGGAGGGATGAGTCCTTTGGGCAGTAACCATCTTTCTGGATTATCTTCAGGATATCCTCCCATGAAGTCAGCCATTGGAAAGAGCTCCTATAGGAATAACCATGCTGATAGCATTTTTCACGGGTCCCCCACTTTTCATAACTCACATTCGTTTCCAGAACATTATGGTGGAATTGTGAGTGCAAGCCCACTTGTGTCTTCCGCAGCTTCGTCAGCTTCTACTGCCTCTGGTTTTACAGCGCTGAATGGAGCACCGTTTCCTTGGGGTAATAATAATACATTGAGGGAGAATTTTCAGTTTTCAGCCCTCCACTCTCCACCTCTTAAGAGTTTGCCTTTTTCCAGTACCCACACACAACACCAGGGTAATATGTATCCTAACCTCCGTGGTTCTTTTCGACCCTCGGAGCACTTCCCCCAGCATCATGTTGGGTCTGCTCCATCTGTTTTGCCAAACTTTGGCTATTATCCTGAGTCCCCAGACACATCTTACATAAGGCATGGTACATTTGGTAGCATGGCACCCAGCTGTGTTGGTAGAGGCCTTATGAAGAACTTTGGCACACATTCACACATCAACGTTCCGTCCATGCAAAATG GCTTAGTTGGTTTTGAGGGTCTACTTGAGCGTGGCCGAAATCAGGCAGTTGGAAACTTAGGTGGTCAAGAAGATAGCAGGATGCAGTATCAGCTAGATTTGGAGAAGATCATTAGCGGAAAAGACACTCGAACAACACTGATGATAAAAAACATACCGAACAA GTATACATCAAATATGCTTCTAGCAGTAATAGATGAAACTCATGAAGGGACCTATGACTTCTTCTACTTGCCTATTGATTTCAAG AATAAATGCAATGTTGGTTATGCCTTCATCAACATGGCATCTCCTGCTTATATTGTATCTTTCTATCAG GCTTTTGCTGGTCGCAAATGGGAAAAATTTAACAGTGAGAAAGTAGTCTCGTTGGCCTATGCTCGGATACAAGGGAAAGTTGCACTTATAAATCATTTCCAGAATTCAAGCTTGTTGAATGAAGACAAACGTTGCCATCCTATGCTATTTGATCCCAAACATACTGAAAGTGGTAATCAG TGCATGTTCTTAGCAACATATAACACATAA
- the LOC100832351 gene encoding uncharacterized protein LOC100832351, with product MATAACPLPHRWLLLLHLGLLAFLLAAAPAAEAWTGEIRGRVVCDVCADSAIGPEDHVLEGAEVAVLCITKSGEVINYQAFTNSKGIYSVAETMPESDRWESCLARPISSFHHHCTRRGDAHSGVKFTYNKLSGNSHNVKTFLYKPVNVPLYCS from the exons atggcgacggcggcgtgtCCTCTCCCTCACCGgtggctgctgctcctccacctcggcctcctcgccttcctgctggcggcggccccggcggcCGAGGCGTGGACGGGGGAGATCCGCGGCCGCGTGGTCTGCGACGTCTGCGCCGATTCCGCCATCGGCCCCGAGGACCACGTCCTCGAAG GTGCTGAGGTTGCTGTTCTCTGCATCACGAAATCTGGTGAGGTCATCAACTACCAGGCATTCACAAACTCCAAGGGCATCTACAGCGTTGCAGAGACGATGCCGGAGAGCGACCGGTGGGAGTCATGCCTGGCAAGGCCCATCAGCAGCTTCCACCACCATTGCACCAGGAGAGGCGATGCACACTCTGGGGTCAAGTTCACGTACAACAAACTGTCAGGGAACTCGCACAACGTCAAGACATTCCTATACAAGCCTGTCAATGTTCCTCTGTACTGTAGCTAA
- the LOC100835113 gene encoding protein MEI2-like 5 isoform X4, with protein sequence MEHPMDHRKLSEPANIPSQKTHQVRNIWAWEDPSAAKLNGSSNTVLFSNSLPSVRPVVPGKEREQFAQSMDDMFPITRLLGTDARETDLMDDVAQHLIGDLLPDDEEELLAGVINDFDHVKLRTQFEELEEYDVFRNSGGMELDADPMETINFGTAKASLISGTGSSSNQYGLQNGVGTVTGEHPFGEHPSRTLFVRNINSNVEDPELRLLFEPFGDIRSMYTATKHRGFVMISYYDIRHARNAMRTLQNKPLRRRKLDIHFSIPKENPSDKDMNQGTLVIFNLEPAVSNEELLRIFGEFGEVREIRETPQKLHHRFIEFYDVRAAEAALRSLNKSDIAGKRVKLEPSRPGGARRSSIQQFNHDFEPDEARHIKYHLGSPSANSPPSLWSHVGSPTEHNHLNTLNETAFSGGMSPLGSNHLSGLSSGYPPMKSAIGKSSYRNNHADSIFHGSPTFHNSHSFPEHYGGIVSASPLVSSAASSASTASGFTALNGAPFPWGNNNTLRENFQFSALHSPPLKSLPFSSTHTQHQGNMYPNLRGSFRPSEHFPQHHVGSAPSVLPNFGYYPESPDTSYIRHGTFGSMAPSCVGRGLMKNFGTHSHINVPSMQNGLVGFEGLLERGRNQAVGNLGGQEDSRMQYQLDLEKIISGKDTRTTLMIKNIPNKYDIT encoded by the exons ATGGAGCATCCCATGGATCATCGGAAACTGTCAG AACCTGCAAATATTCCATCCCAGAAGACGCATCAGGTGAGAAACATATGGGCGTGGGAAGATCCTTCTGCAGCAAAACTTAATGGATCTAGCAATACTGTCTTATTCTCCAATTCATTGCCGTCAGTTCGTCCAGTAG TGCCAGGTAAAGAAAGGGAACAGTTTGCTCAATCAATGGATGATATGTTTCCAATAACAAGGCTGCTTGGCACTGATGCGAGAGAGACAGATCTCATGGATGATGTTGCCCAGCATTTGATTGGAGACCTATTaccagatgatgaagaagagcTTCTAGCTGGAGTAATAAATGATTTTGACCATGTTAAACTGCGCACCCAATTTGAGGAGTTGGAAGAATATGATGTTTTCCGTAATAGTGGAGGTATGGAGCTGGATGCTGATCCTATGGAAACCATCAACTTTGGTACAGCAAAGGCCAGTCTAATCAGTGGCACGGGAAGTAGCAGCAATCAGTACGGCCTCCAGAATGGTGTTGGAACAGTGACGGGCGAgcatccatttggtgaacatCCCTCCAGGACTTTGTTTGTGAGGAACATTAATAGTAATGTTGAAGACCCAGAGTTACGTTTATTGTTTGAG ccATTTGGGGATATTCGGTCTATGTACACTGCAACGAAACACAGAGGCTTCGTTATGATATCTTACTATGATATTCGTCATGCAAGAAATGCTATGCGGACATTGCAAAATAAACctttgaggaggaggaagcttGACATTCACTTTTCAATTCCCAAG GAGAATCCGTCAGATAAAGATATGAACCAAGGAACGCTTGTGATCTTTAATTTGGAACCAGCTGTTTCAAATGAGGAACTCCTCCGGATTTTTGGTGAATTTGGTGAAGTGAGGGAG ATTAGGGAGACGCCACAAAAGCTCCACCATAGATTTATTGAGTTCTATGATGTTAGGGCTGCAGAAGCTGCCCTTCGGTCATTAAACAAAAGTGATATTGCAGGAAAACGGGTAAAGTTGGAACCTAGTCGTCCTGGTGGAGCTCGTCGAAG TTCCATACAGCAATTCAACCATGACTTTGAGCCAGACGAGGCAAGGCATATTAAATACCATCTTGGCTCACCTTCTGCGAACTCTCCACCAA GTTTGTGGTCCCATGTTGGTAGCCCAACAGAGCACAATCATTTGAATACACTCAATGAAACCGCGTTTAGTGGAGGGATGAGTCCTTTGGGCAGTAACCATCTTTCTGGATTATCTTCAGGATATCCTCCCATGAAGTCAGCCATTGGAAAGAGCTCCTATAGGAATAACCATGCTGATAGCATTTTTCACGGGTCCCCCACTTTTCATAACTCACATTCGTTTCCAGAACATTATGGTGGAATTGTGAGTGCAAGCCCACTTGTGTCTTCCGCAGCTTCGTCAGCTTCTACTGCCTCTGGTTTTACAGCGCTGAATGGAGCACCGTTTCCTTGGGGTAATAATAATACATTGAGGGAGAATTTTCAGTTTTCAGCCCTCCACTCTCCACCTCTTAAGAGTTTGCCTTTTTCCAGTACCCACACACAACACCAGGGTAATATGTATCCTAACCTCCGTGGTTCTTTTCGACCCTCGGAGCACTTCCCCCAGCATCATGTTGGGTCTGCTCCATCTGTTTTGCCAAACTTTGGCTATTATCCTGAGTCCCCAGACACATCTTACATAAGGCATGGTACATTTGGTAGCATGGCACCCAGCTGTGTTGGTAGAGGCCTTATGAAGAACTTTGGCACACATTCACACATCAACGTTCCGTCCATGCAAAATG GCTTAGTTGGTTTTGAGGGTCTACTTGAGCGTGGCCGAAATCAGGCAGTTGGAAACTTAGGTGGTCAAGAAGATAGCAGGATGCAGTATCAGCTAGATTTGGAGAAGATCATTAGCGGAAAAGACACTCGAACAACACTGATGATAAAAAACATACCGAACAAGTATGACATCACTTGA